From the genome of Poecilia reticulata strain Guanapo linkage group LG22, Guppy_female_1.0+MT, whole genome shotgun sequence:
GCCTGGATGGTGGAGTCAGCGTTTGTCGCCGGAGAGGAAGATCGAGCAATGTGTGTAAAGGAAGCGGTAAGAGAGTGGAGATTTAGCACTGCGAATTACAAAGGGTTTTTGTTTAACAgaattaaacttttctttcacGGAGGAGGAAGGAAATGGAGCTGATGCTTAGACCCTCCACCAGGAGTTTAGTGATTTATGGAAGTCTGAACCCTGTTTCtaaatacagaacaaattgaaattattgcTCACCTCTCACGTTATCAGTGCAatgctttcatttcatttatcaCAAACGTCAGGGCTCCTTCTAGAGAAGGAGTTCAATGTGCAtagtatttttgtctaatataaaaatagtttattgtCATTTATCAACCCCCAGAATATGAATCTAGTTTCATATTCTTTTAATTCAGTAAATATTCCGATCATGAGACTGACCTTTTCCACTAAATAGGAAATATAACTTATTAATGCtgttaattcaattcagttccaAACATTATTTATCTCTGTCAATTAAAAATCAGAGACATGAAGTTGGACAGAGAGCTCATAATACatccaaaacaaattaaagcgTCAATATAGATGTGATCCATAATGACATATCAAACTAAGCAGTTCAATCATTGTGATTATCTCACAACGGTCAGGTTGCAGTTCAGGCGGTGAATTATGAACATAATTTAATCAATTCAGCTTGACCTTGTGTGTTATCTCGCCGCGTGTGGCTTTGCAAAACTCTGCAAATGCATGTATGTACGCGTCTTAACGAAATATCTAAAGTCAGTGCATGTTGGCGTTTGTAGCAAATGCTAAGCCTTtggagagcagaagaaatcgGCTCTTTTTAGTTAAGCCGAGCAAAAATGATCCGAATCCACGAGAACAGTAGGACTCATTGCATCCAGGCACAGCAAGCATAGCTTTGAATTGAGCTGGTGGTCTGATGTGCTAAGTAACATGTTATCAACTTCTATCTATTCAGTCTTAATTGAGTAAAGCGCCAGCTTGTCTTCAGAGGCTGTCGGAGGACTCTGCTGCCCCACAATGCTTCTCGATGATACTGTTTTGGTGACGTCTGGAGACGAAAGCAGCCAGTGGGTGGGCTGGAGCCCTGCTTTAGGACCGTTTCACGCTGCGGATAACGTCGCTATGAATATTTGAGCCTCGTATGTGGACACACTGAAGCTCCCAGAATGAGTTAGAGGGCGCACCTCTGCCAGGTatgtggtttttttattttttatttttatccttccTGTCCCCGGCTGTCAAGAGTTAGCCCTGCGGTCCAGAGATAGCTTAGCTCGCTGGGCTAACAGCCTGTCCGACTGGCGCCTCTCAGGCGGCTGTGGACGGACAATAAACCAGTCTGTGAACGGCTCCTGCGTACCAGCAGGCCTCTGTTTATTGAGTTTTACCGTCAAAAAACATCCCGGTGGCGCTTCTTTATCCGTCTCTAAAGGCTCCGTCGTTGGATTTAAGCTACTCGTTTCTTCTGTGCTACTCTTGACTGCGGAGAATCTGTTCAAGTTGGTTAAAGCCAATCTGTGCAGCGAGCAGCTTCTTTATCAGCGGCTCCACTGCATTAATGTGATACTTTGAGGTAAAGCTTGTTctatttgagtcatttttgtaTTGCGATTTGATGCAGGGGCGATGCTAGATTCTGTAAACACTGGGGGCGGGGGGGCTTAGCCCAGACTGTAAGTAAGTaagttacaaacattttaaactagTTACTGCGCCAAAACAATTAATGTGAAGGAAACCGTAAAATTATGCCACCATCAAATGTATTGGTTAAAAGTTAAGAAATGGTACTTCTAATAGCTGAACATAGcttgatttcaaaatgtttccatttattgCACTGGAATGTACATAATTATTAGAATGTTAGTTAATTGATTTGTAATTGACCCTTTAATTAGCAAAAGGGTGTTGTTACTTGAGAATATATTTGTTGAGAGCAGctacaataaaatttaaaaagaaaatatttaagctTACATTAACTTGGTTAAATCGTGAAATTAAGGCATGTACGGTTAATCAAGCATGTGCTCGTGcatcacattttgttgattatttCTACTTATTTATGCCCGTTGGTACCTAAAAACATTCACTAAAAGAGTATTTGATTTGCAAAGAGTCGATTAGTTTTGTCTTCAATCAGACACGAGTTCTGTATGtgtagtgttttgtttgtttcttttgaggCTATTACTTAGGATTTCGCTAAAATCCCCACTAAAAAGGCAGCAAAGGTTTTTCCTGACCGTTCAGTGTTTGGTCAGAAGATGTGAAAGAGTTCTGTAAGTGAAGCTGGGTTATTGTAGGTTGAGGTAGTAACATGAAAATTGAAGTAAACTTGCTGACTCTGGGCAGGAAGCATTCAGAATCTGTTTCAAATTTAGCaggtattcatttttttatgtaccaagatcaaaataataaataaatatagctGTGATACTTAAGTTATTGCAGAACTTTAGCACAGCTTTCTAAGTTTatgtaattgtgtgtgtgtgtgtgtgtgtgtgtgtgtgtgtgtgtgtgtgtgtgtgtgtgtgtgtgtgtgtgtgtgtgtgtgtgtgtNNNNNNNNNNNNNNNNNtgtgtgtgtgtgtgtgtgtgtgtgtgtgtgtgtgtgtgtgtgtgtgtgtgtgtgtgtgtgtgtgtgtgtgtgtgtgtaactcTCATAGTCCTCACCAGTCCTGAATTTGCTGCATCCCTCTTGTCTGTCCCACAATTTctaaatcaaaatctaaaaaacataACGCTTCACATCTTATTTTAAAGAGGACAAACTtgcatttagattttcttttgtaacaATTCTAGTCGTTTGATGCTTAAATGGACCGCTCATATCTCGGGCTATTCAGCCCTTGGCTGCCAGACCTCATGTTACCCTTCGTCTAATCAATTAGAGATTTGTGCTTTCTCTGAGCCTCTAAAAGTTCGCTAAAATTCTAAACTGtccttttctgtctgtctgaatcCATGATCATCAGAAAACAGAGGGCGGTAAATGAGATTATGCACACTGCGTCTGTCCTCATTGACCTCTCTCCATCTCTGGCATCTCTTGGTCTGTTTTGTTAGCGTAGGGAAACATGGATCTTGGCAGTTTCcacgtcctgctgctgctcctcctgcaggCTCTACAGGCATCGGCTGAGGACTCAGGTGCTCTTTTACATCTTCATTAACCTGTGAAGGTTTTTATGCATTAGTGTGCAAATGTAGCCAAACTGAAgggttttaacattttgtcctGTTATAACTGCTAACTTTAGTGcattttagtgggattttatgtgatggagcaacacaaagtggcTCCTAATTATTAAacggaagaaaaacaaaactgtgttgctgatgtttttttcacaaGCACAATTCTGAAAAGTATCTGAGAGATGATATCCCAACACCCCAAATCATTGGACATCTCACAGAGTTGTGACCAACCTAACCAGTCAGCCAGGGCTACAATGATATTTGATAGTTTATATCAAATGATGTCTATTATATATTTctccaaaatgtgaaaactgcaaGATATTTACAAGACACTTTTTCTGTAACGTCAGGTGAAGATGTGATGCCTTCTGCTTAGGTGTtctaaaacataatatttatttctgcagaggtttttcccttgattatttttaagtccCTTCTTTGTGCGTTGGGCCTAAACCTCATGTCTTTTACAGAAGGACACCTGATGTGTCTTTGCGAAGGCTCCAAATGTCCTCAGACCCCAGAGTGTCGAGGCACCCGGTGCTTCTCCTCCATTAAAGTGAGCGGCGGCGAGGTGCTGCTGGAGCACGGCTGTTTCAAAGAGCGACTGCAGTGCTTCACGGCGCCGTCCTTCCACCAGGCCGTCCACTGCTGCTCCAAGCACATGTGCAACGGAAACACCACCAGGAGCTTCCTGATGTCGCTGCTTATATCAGGTCAGACAGCAGCGAGTCGGGACCGTGAATCAGAACGAGCGCCTTACCGGATGACGGAGGTTCTCATAAGCatcctctcctcttcttttttttttttttttctgttttcccacAGCCCCTGAAGGGGAACCGGTTCGGTACCGGGTGGAGACGTTGGCTCTCTTCGTGCTCGCCCCAGTGGTGGTCCTGGTCCTGCTGTCTGTGGTGTCGGTGCTGGCCTGCAGGAGGCTCCACCGTGGCCGCCTCCAGAGGCTGCAGGAGTTTGACACCGAGCAGGGAGATGGTCTCATCACCTCCAATGTGGGAGACAGCACTTTAGCTGTAAGAGTTGtacacattaataaaaaataaataaaaaaaagtcatagtGAACTAGAGCAGGATTCAGTTTGAGTATCTGCTCGTCCTTTCTCCTGCAGGATCTTTTGGATCACTCGTGCACTTCAGGCAGTGGTTCAGGTCTTCCCTTCCTCGTCCAGAGAACTGTAGCCAGGCAGATCAGCCTGGTGGAGTGTGTTGGTAAGTGGACTTAAACTTCTCTGATCAGCCATGTTTCAAATTAGCCGCGTTTCCTTCTACTGGTTTGAAGCGACTCAACCAGGATATGTAGAAAGTTTTTACGTTTGTGCCTCTGGTACCTTTTGTTGTACGTAATTTTGACAAAAgcgaccaaaaaaaaaaaatccacactcTAATTTTACTTGtcagtttttagaaataaaaatgacatttatatatgcattttgttattattcagtttaattagtATTTAGCAAATGAGACAGAGAATCCATGTCGTGCCGTCACACATCAAGCAGATGAATGCGTGTAACGATTTGTAGTTGCATGCATGTagaaaaatgtagatgtgtaGCACCACATATCtacatataaatttaaaaattgtaatgataaaaaaaaaatgtggacaaCAATAACCGCTTCAAGTGagtgtggaaatgttttgtgtgtttattttattttatttggctgtttccatcaaccttttctaacACGATTCttcaaaatgcacataaaaaccCCCCAGATGGAAATGCGGCTATTGACAAATTGAGTTTGCCGTACCTAATAAATTGAGTGTTGGTtgcttttccactttttccGTTCAGCCATTTTCCGAGTGTAGTTCCTGAATAGAAAAAGACACTGTGCGTTTCAGGTAAGGGGCGATATGGAGAGGTGTGGCGCGGTCAGTGGCAAGGGGAGAACGTTGCCGTGAAAATCTTCTCCTCCAGAGACGAAAAGTCTTGGTTCAGGGAGACGGAGATCTACAACACCGTGCTGCTAAGGCATGAGAACATTCTTGGTGAGTTGAACTTGAACTACCGAACCAAAACAGACGGTCGAAAGAATCAAGTGCTCAAAGTTTTTAGCTCGGTTTGCTCGTTTCACCCAGGATTTATGGCGTCCGACATGACTTCTCGAAACTCCAGCACTCAGCTGTGGCTCATCACTCAGTACCATGAAAACGGCTCGCTGTACGACTACCTGCAGCGAGTTGCCGTGGAGACGTCGGAGGGCCTGGCAATGGCGGCGTCGATCGCCAACGGCCTGGTTCACCTGCACACCGAGATCTTTGGCACCGAGGGCAAACCGGCCATTGCACACCGAGACCTGAAGAGCAAAAACATCCTGGTGACCAAGGAGCTGCGCTGCTGCATTGCAGACCTTGGTTAGTTTTTACTCCACTACTTCATCTCccgtaatttttttatttttttttttatataacagaTTCTGCCCTTATCAGAACTTGCAGGTTTGCAGACTGTGTGTAATTCACATAgctctccttttctttctgctctttcGCTGTGATCCTGTTTGTGGCTTGCAGGGCTGGCTGTGACACACACTCAGGCTGACAACCTGCTGGATGTGGGCAACAATCCCAAGGTTGGCACCAAACGCTACATGGCACCTGAAGTGCTGGATGAGACCATTCAGACCGACTGCTTCGACGCCTACAAGAGGGTCGACATATGGGCCTTTGGACTGGTGCTGTGGGAGATAGCGAGGCGCACGTACAGCAACGGTGAGCGCCATGTGTGAAACTCGGGTGCCATGGTGACGCAATCGTTCCAGCTTCTGTGCTGACTAGAatagtttttgtaattttgctttttttttttttcttttttctgttgacTGCAGGTATCGTCGAAGAGTACAGACCTCCCTTTTACGATCAGGTGCCAAACGACCCCAGCTTTGAGGACATGAGGAAAGTGGTGTGTGTGGAGCAGCAGAGGCCTTTCATTCCTAATCGCTGGTTTTCAGATCCGGTAAGgaaaagaaactttatttttatttttttactcacatttgtcacaaagacacaaattag
Proteins encoded in this window:
- the acvr1l gene encoding activin receptor type-1, whose protein sequence is MDLGSFHVLLLLLLQALQASAEDSEGHLMCLCEGSKCPQTPECRGTRCFSSIKVSGGEVLLEHGCFKERLQCFTAPSFHQAVHCCSKHMCNGNTTRSFLMSLLISAPEGEPVRYRVETLALFVLAPVVVLVLLSVVSVLACRRLHRGRLQRLQEFDTEQGDGLITSNVGDSTLADLLDHSCTSGSGSGLPFLVQRTVARQISLVECVGKGRYGEVWRGQWQGENVAVKIFSSRDEKSWFRETEIYNTVLLRHENILGFMASDMTSRNSSTQLWLITQYHENGSLYDYLQRVAVETSEGLAMAASIANGLVHLHTEIFGTEGKPAIAHRDLKSKNILVTKELRCCIADLGLAVTHTQADNLLDVGNNPKVGTKRYMAPEVLDETIQTDCFDAYKRVDIWAFGLVLWEIARRTYSNGIVEEYRPPFYDQVPNDPSFEDMRKVVCVEQQRPFIPNRWFSDPTLSALVKLMKECWYQNPSARLTALRIKKTLDKIHSSLEKGKES